Within the Mumia flava genome, the region GAACCCTGCCGTCGAGGCCCAGGCCGTGGACCGCGCCCACCGGATCGGCCAGCACCGTCCGGTCATGGTCTACCGCCTGGTGTCGGTCGGGACCGTCGAGGAGAAGGTGATGGAGCTCAAGGCCCGCAAGGCCGAGCTCTTCAGCAGCGTCCTCGACGACGACGGCATGCTCGGCGGCGGCATCGACACCGACGACCTCCGCGGCCTGCTGGAGGGCTGACGGCACCCGCCCCCGGTGGTCGAGGCGGAGCGAAGCGACGATCGAGACCCGTACCCCGCCCCTCCGCGCACAAAGCGGCCCTTGCCTCTACGAAGCGCACCTTGCAGACCTGGCTTTGTAGAGGCAAGGGCCGCTTCGTCACGCCGGCCGGTCCGGAACGCGCCGATTGTCCGGTTCAAATCCGTCCGAGCGCGCCCTGCCGAATCCGAGCGCGCCTTGCGGGACGCGCTCGGATTCGGCAACGCGCGCTCGGTACGAGGCGAGGGGTCTCGATCGTCGCTCCGCTCCGCCTCGACCACCGGGGTTGTACGGGTCTCGACAGGCTCGACCGGCGCGGGCCTGGGAGCGTCAGTCGCTCAGCGCGTCGCGGATGGGGACGAGCTTCGCCTGCGACTCCGCCAGCTCGGCCTCGGGATCGGAGTCGGCGACGATCCCGCACCCGGCGAAGAGTCGCACGCGCGTCCCGTCGTACTCCGCCGAGCGCAGCGCGATGCCCCACTCGCCGTCGCCGTCGGCGTCGATCCAGCCGACCGGCCCCGCGTACCGCCCGCGGTCCATCGGCTCCAGCCGGTCGATCAGGTCGAGCGCGACCGCCCGGGGTGTACCGCCGACCGCGGCGGACGGGTGCAGCGCCGCCGCGAGGTCCAGCGCCGACGCGGCCTCGTGGTCCGGGTCGACGACGCCGGCGACGTCCGTGGCGAGGTGCATGACGTTCGGGAGGTGCAGCACGAACGGCGCCTCGGGCACGTTCATCGACGAGCACGACGGCTCGAGTGCGTCGGCGACGGACCGCACCGCGTACTCGTGCTCCTCCAGGTCCTTGCTCGACCGCGCGAGCGAGGCGGCGAGGGCGAGGTCGTGCTCGTCGTCGCCGGTACGCCGGATCGTGCCGGCCAGCACGCGCGACATCACGAGTCCGCGCTCGCGCCGGACGAGCATCTCGGGCGTCGCGCCGAAGAGCCCGTCGACGTGGAACGTCCAGCAGTTCGGGTACGCGCCGGCGAGGCGGTGCAGGGGAGCGCGGACGTCGAGCGGCTCGGCGAGATCGGCGACGAGGTCGCGTGCCAGCACGACCTTGTCGAGCTCGCCGGCGCGGATCGCGGCGGTCGCATCGGAGACGATCGACTCCCACCCGGCTCCCGAGATCGAGCCGTCGCTGAACACCGCGCCCCGCGGCGGCGTCGGCGGGTCGGTCACGCGCAGCGTCGGCGCCGTCACGAGCGCGGAGTCGGAGATCGTCGTGACCCACGCGAGGTCGCCGCGTCGGCCGACGACGACCGACGGCACGATCAGCGCGGAGCTCGACGGCCCGAACGCGAACGACCCGAACGCCACGAGCCCGCTCCCGGGCACGTCCACGGAGTCCCGTACGACCGCGTGGCCGGTCATGCGGCGCCACCAGGCGCTCGCGTCGGCGAACCGGTTCGGTCCCGTGGTCTCGATGCGTGCGGTCTCGCCCCACGCGACGATGCCGTCGCCGTCGCGGATCCACGCCAGCGCGCCCTGCCGCGGCAGGAGGTGCTCGAGTGCGACGTCTCCGAGCTCGACCCTCACGGTCTGGGCGACCAGTGTGCGGGGTCCCGGGAGTGCGGTCGCGGCATCGGTCACGCCCGCCAGCCTACGACCCGACCCGTGGCGCGGGACCCGCAGCGTGCCAGAGTAGGTGGGTGAGCCGGGCACAGCTGGACAAGCAGCCGCACGAGGTCGCCGCGATGTTCGACGGCGTCGCGCGCCGCTACGACGTGACCAACGACGTGCTGTCGATGGGGCAGGATCGCCGGTGGCGCAAGCGCGTGCGGCGTCTGGTCGCGGCGAAGCCTGGCGACCGCGTGCTCGACCTCGCGGCGGGCACGGGGACGTCGTCGCTCCCGTTCGCCGACGACGGGGCGTACGTGGTCCCGTGCGACTTCAGCATCGGGATGCTCCGCCAGGGCCGCAGCCGCCACGACGACCTCCCGTTCACGGCGGGGGACGCGATGCGGCTGCCGTTCGCGGACCAGACCTTCGACGCGGTGACGATCTCGTTCGGGCTGCGCAACGTGCACGAGCCGGCGGTCGCGCTCGAGGAGATGCTGCGCGTGACGCGGCCCGGTGGGCGGCTGGTGGTGTGCGAGTTCAGCCACCCGACGTACGCGCCGTTCCGCACGGTCTACGTCGAGTACCTGATGCGGGCCCTGCCTGCGGTCGCCGCCCGGGTGTCCTCGAACCCGGACTCCTACGTCTACCTCGCCGAGTCCATCTCCGCCTGGCCGGACCAGCTCGCCCTCGCGAAGGTCATCGCCGAGGTCGGCTGGGGGCCGGTCACGTGGGAGAACCTCTCCGGCGGGATCGTCGCGCTCCACACCGCGACCCGCCCGACCGACGCCTGACGCGCCCGTACGGAAGCGCGCACCTCGCCGTACGAGGGGCTGCGTGCGCGTCCGTACGGAATCCAGTGCGCACCCGGCCGGCGCCCGCACACGTACCCGTACCCGGCCCGTACCCGTACCCGTACCCGTAGTTTCCGTTGCCGGCAACGGAAACTCGATCCGGGCACCGACGAATCGCGCGATTCTTCAGTGCCCTGATCCACCTTGTGTTGCCGGCAACGCAAACCAGCAGGCCCACGGGATCCACGTTCCGTTGCCGGCAACGCAAACCAGCGGGCGCCGGAGGCGCACACCGTACGGACCCCGCACGCGACCCCGTACGGCGGTCCGAGGCGACGCGCTCTGCGACGTCGCGATGACGTTCGTGTGAACTCGACTTGCGTCGACGCGCGACAGTGCCAACGTGGTGCCGTGAGCCAGGTCGACCGAGGCGCCGCACCCCTCCGAACCCGTCGCCCACCTGCGGTTTTTCGCGCGGCGACGACGCGCGGGAGGGTTAGGTGACCCTGTGTCATAAGTCACCCGGATGCCGTGGCATAGTGACGCTCAGCACAGGGGCGGTCGGGGCGACGGCACCCTGCGGACCAGCTCGTGAACGGATTCACGAAGGGAGGACGCGGTGACGGAGTACACCCCGATCCTCGTGCTCGGCGTAGTCGCGGCGGCGTTCGCGCTCTTCTCGGTGCTGATCGCGCCGTTGACCGGGCCGAAGCGCTACAACCGGGCGAAGGTCGACTCCTACGAGTGCGGGATCGAGCCGACCCCGCCTGCGGAGGAGGGCGGACGCGTCCCGATCAAGTACTTCATGACGGCGATGATGTTCATCGTCTTCGACATCGAGATCGTGTTCCTCTACCCGTTCGCCGTCGCCTTCGACGAGATGACGTGGTTCGCGATCTTCGCGGTGCTGCTGTTCCTCGTGAACATCACGATCGCCTACGCGTACGAGTGGCGCCGCGGCGGGATGGAGTGGGACTGACATGGGCCTGGAGGAGAAGCTCCCGAGCGGAGTCCTGCTGAGCACCGTCGAGGGGCTCGCGGGCTACTTCCGCAAGGCGTCGTTCTGGCCGGCCACGTTCGGTCTGGCCTGCTGCGCGATCGAGATGATGGAGTTCGGCGCTCCGCGGTACGACTCGTCGCGGTTCGGGATGGAGGTGTTCCGTCCCTCGCCGCGCCAGGCCGACCTGATGATCGTCGCCGGCCGCGTGAGTCAGAAGATGGCACCCGTCCTGCGCCAGATCTACGACCAGATGCCCGGTCCGAAGTATGTGCTCGCGATGGGTGTCTGCGCCAGCTCCGGCGGGATGTTCAACAACTACGCGATCGTCCAGGGCGTCGACCACGTCGTCCCGGTCGACATGTACCTCCCGGGATGTCCGCCGCGACCGGAGATGCTGATCGACTCCGTGATGAAGCTGCACGCCAAGATCCAGGCGACCAAGCTCGGTGCGCACCGCGAGGCCGAGATCGCCGAGGACGAGAAGATCGCGCTGGAGGCCTCCCCGACCTCGGCGATGAAGGGCCTGCTGCGATGAGCGAGGAGAAGGACGAGAAGCCCGACCTCGGCAAGGAGCCCAGCGCGTCGACGCAGGACCCGAGCGCGACCGTGGCCGGCGGCGAGGAGGTCGTGCCGTCGGAGGCGCGCACGCTCGAGGTCGTCGAGGTCCGCGAGGGCATGTTCGGCGTCCACGGCTCCGGCGACACGTCGGGGTACGGCGGGCTGGTCCGTCCGGTCACGATGCCGGGGTCGTCCAAGCGCCCGTTCGGCGGCTGGTTCGACGACGCCGCCGACCGGCTCGAGCAGCTCGTCGGTGAGCCCGGCGGCGGGTCGATCGAGTCGTTCGCGACCGACCGTGGCGAGCTCACGATCCACGTGGCGCGCGAGGGGGTCCGCGAGGTCGCCCAGCATCTGCGCGACGACGCCGCGCTGCGGTTCGAGCTGTGCAGCGGCGTGTCCGGCGTGCACTACCCGCACGAGACCGGGCGCGAGCTGCACGCCGTCTACCACCTGCTCTCCATGACCCACAACCGCCGGATCCGCGTCGAGGTCGCGTGCCCCGACGACGATCCGCACATCCCGTCGGTGGTGTCGGTCTACCCGACCGCCGACTGGCACGAGCGCGAGACGTACGACTTCTTCGGCATCGTGTTCGACGGCCACCCGGCGCTCACCCGGATCCTCATGCCGGACGACTGGCCGGGCCACCCGCAGCGCAAGGACTATCCCCTCGGCGGGATCCCGGTGGAGTACAAGGGCGCCACCATCCCCCCGCCGGACCAGCGGAGGTCGTACAACTGATGAGCGAGTCCACCCAGCACGAGAGCACCCAGTCCGGGAGCACGCAGCCCCGGAGCACTCCGGGCGCCGCCGACCCGTACGCCCCGGAGCAGGAGACCACGTCCGGTCCGGTCTTCACCGTCACCGGCGAGGACTGGGACACCGTCGTCTCCGGCGTCGACCCCGACGCCTCGGAGCGGATCGTCGTCAACATGGGTCCGCAGCACCCGTCGACGCACGGCGTGCTGCGCCTGATCCTCGAGATCGAGGGCGAGATGGTGACCGAGGCCCGCTGCGGCATCGGCTACCTCCACACCGGCATCGAGAAGAACATGGAGTTCCGGACCTGGACGCAGGGCACCACGTTCTGCACCCGGATGGACTACCTGACTCCGTTCTTCAACGAGGCCGCCTACACCCTCGGCGTCGAGCGTCTCCTCGGGATCACCGACGACATCCCCGAGAAGGCCAACGTCATGCGGGTCCTCCTGATGGAGATCAACCGCGTCTCGTCCCACCTGGTGGCGATCGCCACCGGCGGGATGGAGATCGGCGCGCTGACCGTGATGACCGCGGGCTTCCGCGAGCGCGAGGCGTGCCTGGACATCTTCGAGATGTTCACCGGCCTGCGGATGAACTCCGCGTTCATCCGCCCCGGCGGTGTCCCGCTCGACGTCCCCGAGGGCGGCCTCGAGGCCGTCGACCGGTTCGTCGAGCTGATGCGCAGCCGGATCCCCGAGCTCGAGGCGCTCTGCAACGAGAACCCGATCTTCAAGGGCCGCCTCTGCGACGTCGGCTACCTCGACCTCGCCGGCTGCCTCGCGCTCGGCCTGACCGGGCCGCCGCTGCGCGCGACCGGCCTCGACTGGGACCTGCGCAAGACCGAGCCGTACAGCGGCTACGAGACCTACGACTTCGACGTCATCACCCGCGACGAGCCCGACGCGTACGGCCGGTTCCGGATCCGGATCGACGAGATGTACGAGTCGCTGCGGATCGTCGAGCAGTGCCGCACGCGCCTCGCGAAGCTCGAGGGCGCCCCGCACATGGTGGCCGACAAGAAGATCGCGTGGCCTTCGCAGCTCGAGGTGGGGGCGGACGGGCAGGGCAACTCCCTCGACCACATCCGCCACATCATGGGCGAGTCGATGGAGGCGCTGATCCACCACTTCAAGATCGTCACCGAGGGCTTCCGGGTCCCGGCCGGCCAGGTGTACTCCGCGGTGGAGTCGCCGCGCGGCGAGCTGGCGGCGCACGTGGTCTCCGACGGCGGCACCCGCCCGTACCGCGTGCACTTCCGCGACCCGTCGTTCAGCAACCTGCAGGCGACCGCGGCGATGTCCGAGGGCGGCATGCTGTCGGACGTGATCGTGGCGATCGCCAGCATCGACCCGGTGATGGGAGGAGTCGACCGGTGAGCGACATCCGCGACGCGCAGGTGCTCGGCGACCTGCAGCTGATCATCGACCGCTACCCGCAGAAGCGCTCCGCGCTGCTCCCGATGCTGCACCTGCTGCAGTCGGTCGAGGGGCGGGTGACGCCCGAGGCGATCGAGCTGTGCGCCGAGCTGCTCGATCTCTCGACCGCCGACGTGAACGGCGTGGCGACCTTCTACACGATGTACAAGCGGCGTGAGGTCGGCGACTACCACGTCGGCGTCTGCACCAACACGCTGTGCGCGGTGATGGGCGGCGACGCGATCTTCGAGCGGCTGCGCGAGCACCTCGGGGTCGGCAACGACGAGCGCACGGCCGACGGGACGGTGACGCTGGAGCACATCGAGTGCAACGCCGCCTGCGACTACGCGCCGGTGATGACCGTGAACTGGGAGTTCATGGACAACCAGACGCCCGACTCCGCGGTGCAGCTGGTCGAGGACCTGCGGGCCGGGCGGCCGTGCCGGTCGACCCGCGGCGCGACGATCACGTCGTGGCGCGAGGCCGAGCGGGTGCTCGCCGGCTTCCCCGACGGGCGCGTCGACGAGGGTCCGAGCGCGGGCGAGCCGTCGCTGGCGGGCCTCCGGATCGCCCACGAGCGCGGCTGGACTGCCCCCGGCGACGAGGACGACTCCGCTGGTCGAGGCGCGAGCGCAGCGAGTGATCGAGACCCCGCCGACTCCGCTGGTCGAGGCGCGAGCGCAGCGAGTGATCGAGACCCCGCCGACCCCGCTGGTCGAGGCGCGAGCGCAGCGAGTGATCGAGACCTCGACTCCGCCGTCGACGAGGCCGACACCGCGCGCGCCGAGTCGGAGACGCAGGTCGACGACGCACCCACCCCGCCCGCGGAACGCGAGGAGGCCGAATGAGCATCGACACCCTCACCCCGGTGCTCAGCCGGGACTGGGACCACGACCGTTCCTGGACGCTCGACTCCTACGGCGAGTACGCGGCACTGCGTACGGCGCTGAGGACCGATCCCGACGAGCTGATCGCGACGGTCAAGGAGGCCGGGCTGCGCGGCCGCGGCGGCGCCGGGTTCCCGACCGGCATGAAGTGGGGCTTCATCCCGCAGGGACCGGGCCCGGACGGCGAGACCAAGCCGCACTACCTGGTCGTCAACGCCGACGAGTCCGAGCCGGGGACCTGCAAGGACATCCCGCTGATGATGGCCAACCCGCACGTCCTCGTGGAGGGCGTCGCGATCACGTGCCACGCGATCCGCGCGGAGAAGGCCTTCATCTACATCCGCGGCGAGGTGCTGCACGTGATCCGGCGGGTCCAGGCCGCGGTCGCGGAGGCGTACGAGGCCGGGTTCCTCGGGAAGGACGTCTTCGGGTCCGGGATCGACCTCGAGGTGGTCGTGCACGCGGGCGCCGGCGCGTACATCTGCGGCGAGGAGACCGCGCTGCTCGACTCGCTCGAGGGCCGTCGCGGTCAGCCGCGGCTGCGCCCGCCGTTCCCCGCGGTCGCGGGCCTGTACGCGTGCCCGACGGTGATCAACAACGTCGAGTCGATCGCGTCGGTGCCGTGCATCGTGGAGCGCGGTGCCGACTGGTTCGCGTCGATGGGCACCGAGAAGTCGAAGGGCATGACGCTCTACTCGCTCTCCGGACACGTCAAGCGGCCCGGGCAGTACGAGGCGCCGCTCGGCATCACCCTGCGTGAGCTCCTCGACCTGTCGGGCGGGATGCGCGACGGCTCGGAGCTGAAGTTCTGGACGCCCGGCGGCTCGTCGACGCCGATCCTGACCGACGAGCACCTCGACGTGCCGCTGGACTACGAGGGCGTCGGTGGCGCGGGCTCGATGCTCGGCACGAAGGCCCTGCAGATCTTCGACCAGACCACCTCGGTCGTCCGGTGCGTGCTGCGCTGGACCGAGTTCTACAAGCACGAGTCGTGCGGCAAGTGCACCCCGTGCCGCGAGGGCACCTGGTGGCTCGTCCAGACCCTGCAGCGGCTCGAGGCCGGCAAGGGCACCGAGGGTGACATCGAGCTGCTGCTCGACCAGTGCGACAACATCCTCGGCCGCGCGTTCTGCGCGCTCGGCGACGGCGCGACGTCGCCGATCACCTCGGCGATCCAGTACTTCCGCGACGAGTTCGAGGCCGGGATGACCACGCCCGCGTGGGAGCTGTTCCCGTACGAAGCGTCGACCGCCTGGACCAAGGGGGCCTCGGCATGACCGTCACCACCGGCAGCGGCGCCACCGACGAGGCCGCCGTGCCCGACGAGAACCTCGTCTCGCTGACGATCGACGACGTCGAGGTCAGCGTGCCCGAGGGGACGCTCGTGATCCGCGCGGCCGAGCTGATCGGCGTCGAGATCCCGCGCTTCTGCGACCACCCGCTGCTCGCGCCGGTCGGTGCGTGCCGCCAGTGCCTGGTCGAGGTGCCCGACGCCGGCAACGGCCGCGGGATGCCCAAGCCGCAGGCCTCCTGCACGCTCCCGGTCGCGCCCGGCATGGTCGTACGGACGCAGGTGTCCTCCCCGGTCGCCGACAAGGCGCAGACCGGGATCATGGAGTTCCTGCTGATCAACCACCCGCTCGACTGCCCGATGTGCGACAAGGGCGGCGAGTGCCCCCTCCAGAACCAGGCGATGGCGCACGGCCGCGGCGAGTCGCGCTTCGCGGAGGCGAAGCGCACCTACCCCAAGCCGATCGCGATCAGCCAGCAGATCCTGCTGGACCGCGAGCGCTGCATCCTGTGCGCACGCTGCACCCGCTTCTCCGAGCAGATCGCGGGCGACCCGTTCATCGCGATGGCCGAGCGCGGGGCGCTCCAGCAGGTCGCGATCTACGAGCGTGAGCCGTTCTCCTCGTACTTCTCCGGCAACACGATCCAGATCTGCCCGGTCGGCGCGCTGACCTCGAACGCCTACCGCTTCCGCTCGCGCCCGTTCGACCTGGTCTCGACGCCGTCGGTCGCCGAGCACGACGCGTGCGGTGCGGCGATCCGCGTCGACCACCGGCGCGGCAAGGTGATGCGCCGGCTGTCCGGGGACGAGCCCGAGGTCAACGAGGAGTGGATCAGCGACAAGGACCGGTTCGCGTTCTCCTACGCCGCCGGCTCCGACCGCCTGACCCGCCCGCTCGTGCGCGATCCCGAGACCGGCGCGCTGGAGCCGGCGTCGTGGCCGGCCGCGTTCGCGGTCGCAGCCCGGGGCCTGGCGCGCGCGCAGGGCCGGGTGGGTGTGCTGACCGGTGGCCGCCTGACCACCGAGGACGCCTACGCGTACGCGAAGTTCGCCCGTGCGGTCCTCGGCACGAACGACATCGACTTCCGCGC harbors:
- a CDS encoding demethylmenaquinone methyltransferase; protein product: MSRAQLDKQPHEVAAMFDGVARRYDVTNDVLSMGQDRRWRKRVRRLVAAKPGDRVLDLAAGTGTSSLPFADDGAYVVPCDFSIGMLRQGRSRHDDLPFTAGDAMRLPFADQTFDAVTISFGLRNVHEPAVALEEMLRVTRPGGRLVVCEFSHPTYAPFRTVYVEYLMRALPAVAARVSSNPDSYVYLAESISAWPDQLALAKVIAEVGWGPVTWENLSGGIVALHTATRPTDA
- a CDS encoding NADH-quinone oxidoreductase subunit C, which encodes MSEEKDEKPDLGKEPSASTQDPSATVAGGEEVVPSEARTLEVVEVREGMFGVHGSGDTSGYGGLVRPVTMPGSSKRPFGGWFDDAADRLEQLVGEPGGGSIESFATDRGELTIHVAREGVREVAQHLRDDAALRFELCSGVSGVHYPHETGRELHAVYHLLSMTHNRRIRVEVACPDDDPHIPSVVSVYPTADWHERETYDFFGIVFDGHPALTRILMPDDWPGHPQRKDYPLGGIPVEYKGATIPPPDQRRSYN
- a CDS encoding isochorismate synthase — encoded protein: MTDAATALPGPRTLVAQTVRVELGDVALEHLLPRQGALAWIRDGDGIVAWGETARIETTGPNRFADASAWWRRMTGHAVVRDSVDVPGSGLVAFGSFAFGPSSSALIVPSVVVGRRGDLAWVTTISDSALVTAPTLRVTDPPTPPRGAVFSDGSISGAGWESIVSDATAAIRAGELDKVVLARDLVADLAEPLDVRAPLHRLAGAYPNCWTFHVDGLFGATPEMLVRRERGLVMSRVLAGTIRRTGDDEHDLALAASLARSSKDLEEHEYAVRSVADALEPSCSSMNVPEAPFVLHLPNVMHLATDVAGVVDPDHEAASALDLAAALHPSAAVGGTPRAVALDLIDRLEPMDRGRYAGPVGWIDADGDGEWGIALRSAEYDGTRVRLFAGCGIVADSDPEAELAESQAKLVPIRDALSD
- a CDS encoding NuoB/complex I 20 kDa subunit family protein, which encodes MGLEEKLPSGVLLSTVEGLAGYFRKASFWPATFGLACCAIEMMEFGAPRYDSSRFGMEVFRPSPRQADLMIVAGRVSQKMAPVLRQIYDQMPGPKYVLAMGVCASSGGMFNNYAIVQGVDHVVPVDMYLPGCPPRPEMLIDSVMKLHAKIQATKLGAHREAEIAEDEKIALEASPTSAMKGLLR
- a CDS encoding NADH-quinone oxidoreductase subunit A, which translates into the protein MTEYTPILVLGVVAAAFALFSVLIAPLTGPKRYNRAKVDSYECGIEPTPPAEEGGRVPIKYFMTAMMFIVFDIEIVFLYPFAVAFDEMTWFAIFAVLLFLVNITIAYAYEWRRGGMEWD
- a CDS encoding NADH-quinone oxidoreductase subunit D gives rise to the protein MSESTQHESTQSGSTQPRSTPGAADPYAPEQETTSGPVFTVTGEDWDTVVSGVDPDASERIVVNMGPQHPSTHGVLRLILEIEGEMVTEARCGIGYLHTGIEKNMEFRTWTQGTTFCTRMDYLTPFFNEAAYTLGVERLLGITDDIPEKANVMRVLLMEINRVSSHLVAIATGGMEIGALTVMTAGFREREACLDIFEMFTGLRMNSAFIRPGGVPLDVPEGGLEAVDRFVELMRSRIPELEALCNENPIFKGRLCDVGYLDLAGCLALGLTGPPLRATGLDWDLRKTEPYSGYETYDFDVITRDEPDAYGRFRIRIDEMYESLRIVEQCRTRLAKLEGAPHMVADKKIAWPSQLEVGADGQGNSLDHIRHIMGESMEALIHHFKIVTEGFRVPAGQVYSAVESPRGELAAHVVSDGGTRPYRVHFRDPSFSNLQATAAMSEGGMLSDVIVAIASIDPVMGGVDR
- the nuoF gene encoding NADH-quinone oxidoreductase subunit NuoF → MSIDTLTPVLSRDWDHDRSWTLDSYGEYAALRTALRTDPDELIATVKEAGLRGRGGAGFPTGMKWGFIPQGPGPDGETKPHYLVVNADESEPGTCKDIPLMMANPHVLVEGVAITCHAIRAEKAFIYIRGEVLHVIRRVQAAVAEAYEAGFLGKDVFGSGIDLEVVVHAGAGAYICGEETALLDSLEGRRGQPRLRPPFPAVAGLYACPTVINNVESIASVPCIVERGADWFASMGTEKSKGMTLYSLSGHVKRPGQYEAPLGITLRELLDLSGGMRDGSELKFWTPGGSSTPILTDEHLDVPLDYEGVGGAGSMLGTKALQIFDQTTSVVRCVLRWTEFYKHESCGKCTPCREGTWWLVQTLQRLEAGKGTEGDIELLLDQCDNILGRAFCALGDGATSPITSAIQYFRDEFEAGMTTPAWELFPYEASTAWTKGASA
- the nuoE gene encoding NADH-quinone oxidoreductase subunit NuoE is translated as MSDIRDAQVLGDLQLIIDRYPQKRSALLPMLHLLQSVEGRVTPEAIELCAELLDLSTADVNGVATFYTMYKRREVGDYHVGVCTNTLCAVMGGDAIFERLREHLGVGNDERTADGTVTLEHIECNAACDYAPVMTVNWEFMDNQTPDSAVQLVEDLRAGRPCRSTRGATITSWREAERVLAGFPDGRVDEGPSAGEPSLAGLRIAHERGWTAPGDEDDSAGRGASAASDRDPADSAGRGASAASDRDPADPAGRGASAASDRDLDSAVDEADTARAESETQVDDAPTPPAEREEAE